Proteins encoded by one window of Anaerobacillus sp. CMMVII:
- the pgeF gene encoding peptidoglycan editing factor PgeF, with protein sequence MINETFVLNKLDNLSVEPFKKLNERLIVGFSTRKNGYSMNPYHSFNLGLHVDDDSQHVISNRKKLADTIQIPLEKWVFSEQVHGNLIKKVSKEDCGAGALEVSTAIRDTDGLYTKDKHVLLASLYADCVPLYFYAPTYNIVGLAHAGWKGTVGQIGANMVKRWTEEEQVPLEAIYVAIGPSISMPCYEVDDHVINQVKKVTANKLPYEEIKPNKYLLNLKELNKQLLLNTGIKEEQIFVSNYCTYKETELFFSYRREQKTGRMMSFIGMV encoded by the coding sequence TTGATAAATGAGACTTTTGTTTTGAATAAACTCGATAATTTATCAGTGGAGCCCTTTAAAAAGCTTAATGAGAGACTAATTGTTGGGTTTTCAACAAGAAAAAATGGGTATAGTATGAACCCATACCATTCTTTCAATCTAGGTCTCCATGTTGATGATGATAGTCAACATGTGATTAGTAATCGTAAAAAGTTAGCCGATACGATACAGATTCCTTTAGAGAAGTGGGTGTTTTCAGAGCAAGTGCATGGCAATCTAATTAAAAAGGTTTCGAAAGAAGATTGTGGTGCAGGGGCTCTAGAAGTTTCTACAGCAATTAGAGATACAGATGGGTTATATACGAAGGATAAGCATGTTTTGTTGGCTAGTCTCTATGCTGATTGCGTACCGTTATATTTTTACGCCCCAACCTATAACATTGTCGGCCTCGCGCATGCAGGCTGGAAAGGAACTGTAGGGCAAATTGGTGCTAATATGGTTAAACGTTGGACAGAGGAAGAACAAGTCCCTCTAGAAGCTATCTACGTTGCAATAGGTCCGTCAATTTCAATGCCATGTTATGAAGTTGATGATCATGTTATTAACCAGGTAAAAAAGGTTACTGCAAACAAACTACCTTACGAGGAAATTAAACCAAACAAATACTTACTAAATTTAAAGGAGTTAAATAAACAATTATTGCTTAATACAGGAATTAAGGAAGAGCAAATCTTCGTTTCTAATTATTGTACCTATAAAGAAACAGAATTATTTTTTTCTTATCGTCGCGAACAAAAAACGGGACGAATGATGAGTTTTATTGGTATGGTTTAA
- a CDS encoding YlmC/YmxH family sporulation protein, producing MLKISEIQSKDIVNISDGKVLGHIGDLDINLDEGTVKSIIIGGTGRMLTFLGGKEAEIVIPWENIVKIGSDVILVRLGD from the coding sequence ATGTTAAAAATTTCGGAAATACAATCGAAGGACATTGTCAATATTTCTGATGGTAAAGTATTAGGCCATATAGGTGACTTAGATATTAATTTAGATGAGGGTACCGTTAAATCGATTATTATTGGCGGCACCGGAAGAATGCTAACATTTTTAGGAGGAAAAGAAGCAGAGATTGTTATCCCTTGGGAAAATATTGTGAAAATTGGTTCTGATGTTATCTTAGTTCGTTTAGGGGATTAA
- the sigG gene encoding RNA polymerase sporulation sigma factor SigG — MTRNKVEICGVDTAKLPVLTNKEMRQLFEELQSGDISAREKLINGNLRLVLSVIQRFNNRGEYVDDLFQVGCIGLMKSIDNFDLSQNVKFSTYAVPMIIGEIRRYLRDNNPIRVSRSLRDIAYKALQVRDSLMSEKSRDREPTIQEIAKVLNVPKEDIVFALDAIQDPVSLFEPIYNDGGDPIYVMDQISDDKQKDIQWVEEIALKEAMVRLSEREKMILNMRFYQGKTQMEVADEIGISQAQVSRLEKAAIQQMNKHAKA, encoded by the coding sequence TTGACACGTAATAAAGTAGAAATATGTGGTGTTGATACCGCAAAATTGCCAGTTCTAACAAACAAAGAAATGCGTCAACTATTCGAAGAACTGCAAAGCGGTGATATCTCAGCAAGAGAAAAGCTAATAAACGGAAATCTAAGGTTAGTGTTAAGTGTTATTCAACGCTTTAACAACAGGGGAGAGTATGTTGATGACTTATTCCAAGTCGGTTGTATTGGTTTAATGAAATCAATTGACAACTTTGACTTAAGTCAAAATGTTAAATTTTCAACGTACGCAGTACCAATGATTATTGGGGAAATTCGTCGCTATTTACGTGACAACAACCCAATCAGAGTTTCCAGATCACTGCGGGATATTGCTTATAAGGCGTTGCAAGTAAGGGATTCGCTAATGAGTGAGAAAAGTCGTGATCGTGAGCCAACTATTCAGGAAATCGCAAAAGTGTTAAACGTACCAAAAGAGGATATTGTTTTTGCCCTTGATGCGATCCAAGATCCTGTCTCATTATTTGAGCCAATATACAATGATGGGGGCGACCCGATTTATGTAATGGACCAAATAAGTGATGATAAACAAAAGGATATTCAATGGGTTGAAGAAATTGCGTTGAAAGAGGCAATGGTTCGTTTAAGTGAAAGAGAGAAAATGATTTTAAATATGCGCTTTTATCAAGGGAAAACACAAATGGAAGTGGCAGATGAAATTGGCATTTCCCAGGCGCAAGTTTCTAGACTTGAGAAAGCTGCCATCCAACAAATGAATAAGCATGCAAAAGCTTGA
- the sigE gene encoding RNA polymerase sporulation sigma factor SigE — protein sequence MVKLKLKLTLVWYKLLMKLGLKADEIYYIGGSEALPPPLSKDEEEHLLSKLPTGDKAVRSMLIERNLRLVVYIARKFENTGINIEDLISIGTIGLIKAVNTFNPEKKIKLATYASRCIENEILMYLRRNNKIRSEVSFDEPLNIDWDGNELLLSDVLGTEEDIITKGIEEKVDRKLLVNALHTLNAREKQIMELRFGLAGGEEKTQKDVADLLGISQSYISRLEKRIIKRLRKEFNKMV from the coding sequence ATGGTAAAACTTAAACTGAAATTGACATTAGTGTGGTACAAACTTTTAATGAAGTTAGGATTAAAAGCTGATGAAATTTATTATATTGGTGGTAGTGAAGCGTTGCCGCCACCACTTTCAAAAGATGAGGAAGAACATTTATTAAGTAAACTTCCTACTGGAGACAAAGCAGTACGTTCAATGTTAATAGAACGAAACTTACGCTTAGTGGTATACATTGCTAGAAAATTTGAGAACACAGGAATTAATATTGAGGACTTAATTAGTATTGGAACAATTGGCCTTATTAAAGCTGTAAATACATTTAATCCAGAAAAGAAAATTAAATTAGCAACATACGCCTCAAGGTGTATTGAAAACGAGATTTTAATGTATTTAAGAAGAAATAATAAAATTCGTTCAGAAGTCTCCTTTGATGAACCTTTAAATATTGATTGGGATGGGAATGAACTTCTCCTCTCTGATGTTTTGGGAACTGAAGAAGATATCATTACGAAAGGAATTGAGGAAAAAGTCGATCGGAAGCTACTTGTGAACGCGCTTCATACACTCAATGCCCGAGAAAAACAAATAATGGAACTTCGTTTTGGACTAGCTGGTGGGGAAGAAAAAACTCAAAAAGATGTAGCAGATTTATTAGGGATTTCTCAATCCTATATTTCTAGGCTAGAAAAGCGAATCATAAAAAGATTAAGAAAAGAATTTAATAAAATGGTATAA